The Pedobacter cryoconitis genome includes a window with the following:
- the hpt gene encoding hypoxanthine phosphoribosyltransferase translates to MMNTIEVGDRKFGISITNDRINARTKEIAAQINAEYKDKRPLFIGVLNGSFLFMADLLKETEIPCEVAFMKVSSYKGGLTSSGELKEIFGLPDNLEGRHLVLVEDIVDTGLTLKYILEKVYLQHPASVRVCSMLFKPEAILSPIKELEYVGFEIPNEFVVGYGLDYDELGRNLKHIYRTIS, encoded by the coding sequence ATGATGAATACGATAGAAGTTGGAGACAGAAAGTTCGGGATATCGATCACGAACGACCGCATTAATGCGCGTACAAAAGAAATTGCAGCACAAATCAATGCTGAATATAAAGATAAACGCCCTCTATTTATCGGGGTATTAAATGGCAGCTTCTTATTTATGGCTGATTTGCTTAAGGAAACAGAAATTCCTTGTGAAGTTGCTTTTATGAAGGTTTCCAGCTATAAAGGCGGACTAACCAGCAGCGGAGAATTAAAGGAGATATTTGGTTTGCCGGACAATCTGGAAGGCCGGCACCTGGTTTTAGTTGAAGACATTGTGGATACAGGCCTTACATTAAAATATATATTAGAAAAGGTTTATTTACAGCACCCTGCCTCTGTGCGTGTTTGCAGTATGCTTTTCAAGCCAGAAGCCATCCTTTCACCGATTAAAGAACTTGAATATGTAGGCTTTGAAATCCCGAATGAATTTGTAGTTGGCTATGGCCTGGACTATGATGAACTGGGCCGGAACCTTAAACATATTTACCGTACAATTTCCTGA
- a CDS encoding phosphatidylserine decarboxylase family protein produces MTIHKEGYTTIALSLLFIFVLNAIIDYRFADVTWLRWAVYIASFALFITVLQFFRNPSRPFVTGGNLIICPADGKVVVIEETQENEYFKDKRLQVSIFMSPVNVHINRNPIAGVVKFFKYHPGKYLAAWNPKSSTENERTTVVVEHANGTPVLFRQIAGALARRIVWYVKEGDVVEQSKEFGFIKFGSRVDIFLPVGTKVNLELNQVVKGGITVLGELA; encoded by the coding sequence ATGACAATACATAAAGAAGGTTATACAACCATCGCACTCTCTCTCCTTTTTATCTTCGTCCTTAATGCCATTATTGACTACAGATTTGCTGATGTCACCTGGTTAAGGTGGGCAGTGTATATTGCTTCATTCGCGTTATTCATTACGGTGCTTCAGTTTTTCAGAAACCCATCCAGACCATTCGTAACTGGCGGAAACCTGATCATCTGTCCGGCTGACGGAAAAGTCGTTGTAATTGAAGAAACTCAGGAAAATGAATATTTCAAAGACAAAAGACTACAGGTTTCTATATTTATGTCTCCTGTTAATGTACATATAAACAGAAATCCAATTGCTGGAGTTGTTAAATTCTTCAAATATCATCCTGGAAAATATCTTGCTGCATGGAATCCGAAATCTTCTACGGAAAATGAGCGTACCACAGTTGTCGTAGAACACGCAAACGGAACACCGGTACTATTCAGACAAATTGCAGGAGCACTTGCCAGAAGGATTGTATGGTATGTTAAAGAAGGTGACGTAGTAGAACAAAGCAAAGAATTTGGCTTTATTAAGTTCGGATCCCGCGTAGATATATTTCTTCCTGTTGGTACAAAAGTTAACCTGGAACTGAACCAGGTA